A window of Perognathus longimembris pacificus isolate PPM17 chromosome 6, ASM2315922v1, whole genome shotgun sequence contains these coding sequences:
- the Kcns1 gene encoding potassium voltage-gated channel subfamily S member 1, with the protein MVSESSGSGAGAPWRRRDEALRVNVGGVRRRLSAHAVARFPGTRLGRLQAAASEEQARRLCDDYDAGTREFYFDRHPGFFLGLLHFYRTGHLHVLDELCVFAFGQEADYWGLGESALATCCRARYLERRVARPRAWDEDSDTPSSVDPCPDEISDVQRELARYGTARCGRLRRRLWLTMENPGYSLPSKLFSCVSIGVVLASIAAMCIHSLPEYQAREAAAAVAAVAAGRSAEEVRDDPVLRRLEYFCIAWFSFEVSSRLLLAPSTRNFFCHPLNLIDIVSVLPFYLTLLAGAALGERGGASGEELGDLGKVVQVFRLMRIFRVLKLARHSTGLRSLGATLKHSYREVGILLLYLAVGVSVFSGVAYTAEEEENVGFDTIPACWWWGTVSMTTVGYGDVVPVTVAGKLAASGCILGGILVVALPITIIFNKFSHFYRRQKALEAAVRNSGQREFEDILSSMDGVSEVSLETSRETSQEGRSADLESQAPSEPAKSQSY; encoded by the exons ATGGTGAGCGAGTCCTCGGGGTCGGGCGCCGGCGCCCCCTGGCGGCGAAGAGACGAAGCGCTGCGCGTGAACGTGGGCGGCGTGCGGCGGCGGCTGAGCGCCCACGCCGTGGCGCGCTTCCCGGGCACGCGGCTGGGCCGCCTGCAGGCCGCGGCGTCCGAGGAGCAGGCGCGGCGCCTGTGCGACGACTACGACGCGGGGACGCGCGAGTTCTACTTCGACCGGCACCCGGGCTTCTTCCTGGGCCTGCTGCACTTCTACCGCACCGGCCACCTGCACGTGCTGGACGAGCTGTGCGTGTTCGCCTTCGGCCAGGAGGCGGATTACTGGGGCCTGGGCGAGAGCGCGCTGGCCACGTGCTGCCGGGCGCGCTACCTGGAGCGGCGCGTGGCGCGGCCCCGCGCGTGGGACGAGGACAGCGACACGCCGAGCAGCGTGGACCCGTGCCCGGATGAGATCTCGGACGTGCAGCGCGAGCTGGCGCGCTACGGCACGGCGCGCTGCGGCCGCCTGCGCCGCCGCCTGTGGCTCACCATGGAGAACCCGGGCTACTCGCTGCCCAGCAAGCTCTTCAGCTGTGTCTCCATCGGCGTGGTGCTCGCCTCCATCGCCGCCATGTGCATCCACAGCCTGCCCGAGTACCAGGCGCGGGAGGCCGCGGCCGCCGTGGCCGCCGTGGCCGCGGGCCGCAGCGCGGAGGAGGTGCGCGACGACCCGGTGCTTCGACGGCTCGAGTACTTCTGCATCGCCTGGTTCAGCTTCGAGGTGTCGTCTCGCCTCCTGCTGGCGCCCAGCACGCGCAACTTCTTCTGCCACCCGCTCAATCTCATCGACATCGTGTCCGTGCTGCCCTTCTACCTCACGCTGCTGGCCGGGGCGGCGCTGGGCGAACGGGGCGGCGCCAGCGGCGAGGAGTTGGGGGACCTGGGCAAGGTGGTGCAGGTGTTCCGGCTCATGCGCATCTTCCGCGTGCTCAAACTGGCGCGCCACTCCACCGGGCTTCGATCGCTGGGTGCCACGCTCAAG CATAGCTACCGCGAGGTGGGCATCCTACTGCTATACCTGGCCGTGGGTGTGTCCGTGTTCTCCGGCGTAGCCTAcacggcggaggaggaggagaacgtgGGCTTTGACACCATCCCGGCCTGCTGGTGGTGGGGCACGGTGAGCATGACCACGGTGGGCTACGGGGATGTGGTGCCGGTGACGGTGGCTGGCAAGCTGGCTGCCTCGGGCTGCATCCTTGGAGGCATTCTGGTGGTCGCACTCCCCATCACCATCATCTTCAACAAGTTCTCCCACTTCTACCGGCGCCAGAAGGCTCTGGAGGCAGCCGTGCGCAACAGTGGCCAGCGGGAATTTGAGGACATCCTGAGTAGCATGGATGGGGTGTCGGAGGTGTCTCTAGAGACATCCCGAGAGACCTCACAGGAGGGACGGTCTGCAGACCTGGAGAGCCAGGCCCCCAGTGAGCCTGCAAAGTCTCAGAGTTATTAA